The following DNA comes from Acuticoccus sediminis.
GTCCACACGGTGGCTTCTCCTGGTGCTCGGCGCGGTAGCGCTTCTGGGCGCGTTCACGGCGGGTGGCATGACGGGGCGGCGGGACCTGCCGCCGTGGCCGCAACTCTCCGTCCTCAAGGGCCGCCTGGCCGTCACGCCACCCCCGCCAGAAAGCCGCTACCGTTTCGACGCCAACGGCCGCATCGTCGCCGACGAGACGAAGACCCACGTCGTCTGCCCGGCGCAAAGCGCTCGCACGGCCGTCCTCCTGGTGCTCGGCCAGTCCAACGCCGCCAACCATGCGGGGCAACGCTACCGTTCCGCGTACGGCAACCACGTCGTTAACTTCTTTGAGAGGCAGTGTTTCGTCGCTGCCTCGCCCCTTCTCGGGGCGACGGACACCAAGGGGGAGTACTGGACCGAGCTTGGAAATCTGCTCGTCGCATCCGGGACGTTCGACACGGTCGTTATCGCACCCCTCGCCTTCGACGGGTCGGAGGTGGCGCGGTGGGTCGACGGGGGCGACCTCAACGCGCTCCTGATCGACACCATGGCGCACCTCGGAAGCGCTGGCTATCGCGTCACCGAGGTCCTGTGGCACCAGGGCGAGATGGACTATGTCCTCGGCACGAGCGCGCAGGACTATAGCGACCGCTTCCTGTCCATGATCGGGACCCTGCGCACCTATGGCATCGCGGTGCCCGTCTACGTGTCCGTCGCCTCCGTCTGTCTCGAACCAAGCAACGGGGGCTTCAAGGCCCATGCTGCGCACAACCCGATCGTGCGCGCGCAAGCGGCTCTACCG
Coding sequences within:
- a CDS encoding sialate O-acetylesterase; its protein translation is MTTSTRWLLLVLGAVALLGAFTAGGMTGRRDLPPWPQLSVLKGRLAVTPPPPESRYRFDANGRIVADETKTHVVCPAQSARTAVLLVLGQSNAANHAGQRYRSAYGNHVVNFFERQCFVAASPLLGATDTKGEYWTELGNLLVASGTFDTVVIAPLAFDGSEVARWVDGGDLNALLIDTMAHLGSAGYRVTEVLWHQGEMDYVLGTSAQDYSDRFLSMIGTLRTYGIAVPVYVSVASVCLEPSNGGFKAHAAHNPIVRAQAALPALDSTLRPGVNTDTLLDDLDRFDDCHIGGSGTDKVARAWADLLLNGRGKVGG